A portion of the Lolium rigidum isolate FL_2022 chromosome 1, APGP_CSIRO_Lrig_0.1, whole genome shotgun sequence genome contains these proteins:
- the LOC124654996 gene encoding tryptophan decarboxylase 1 — translation MGSMDANPAAAFSAFAADGKAPFQPLNPEDVRAYLHKAVDFISDYYTNIESMPVLPNVKPGYLQNELGASPPTYSAPFDVSMKELRTSVVPGMTHWASPNFFAFFPSTNSAAAIAGDLIASAMNTVGFTWQASPAATEMEVLALDWLAQLLRLPTTFMNRTSSGRGTGGGVILGTTSEAMLVTLVAARDAALRRSGSVGVSGLPRLTVYAADQTHSTFFKACRLAGFDPANIRSIPTGPETDYGLDPAKLLQVMQADADAGLVPTYICATVGTTSSNAVDPVGAVADVAAMFNAWVHVDAAYAGSACICPEFRHHLDGVERVDSISMSPHKWLLTCLDCTCLYVRDAHRLSDSLETNPEYLKNDATDSGEVTDLKDMQVGVGRRFRGLKLWMVMRTYGTAKLQEHIRSDVAMAKMFEDFVRADDRFEIVVPRNFALVCFRIKANGSMTEEDADEANRVLMDNLNKTGKAYLAHTVVGDRFVLRFAVGSSLQEERHVRSAWELIKKTTSEIMA, via the coding sequence ATGGGTAGCATGGACGCAaaccccgccgccgccttctccgcctTTGCCGCCGACGGCAAGGCGCCATTCCAGCCCTTAAACCCCGAAGACGTGCGTGCCTACCTCCACAAGGCCGTCGACTTCATCTCCGACTACTACACCAACATCGAGTCCATGCCCGTGCTCCCCAACGTCAAGCCCGGCTACCTGCAGAACGAGCTTGGGGCGTCCCCGCCGACCTACTCGGCTCCCTTCGACGTCAGCATGAAGGAGCTCAGGACCTCCGTCGTCCCCGGCATGACGCACTGGGCCAGCCCCAACTTCTTTGCCTTCTTCCCCTCCACcaacagcgccgccgccatcgccggcgacCTCATCGCCTCAGCCATGAACACCGTCGGCTTCACGTGGCAAGCCTCTCCCGCGGCCACCGAGATGGAGGTTCTCGCGCTGGACTGGCTCGCGCAGCTGCTGCGCCTGCCCACGACCTTCATGAACCGCACCAGCTCTGGCCGTGGCACAGGCGGCGGCGTCATCCTCGGCACCACCAGCGAGGCCATGCTCGTCACGCTCGTCGCCGCCCGCGACGCTGCTTTGCGTCGGAGCGGCTCCGTCGGCGTGTCCGGCCTGCCGCGGCTGACGGTCTACGCTGCAGACCAGACACACTCCACCTTCTTCAAGGCGTGCCGCCTCGCCGGCTTCGACCCAGCCAACATCCGCTCCATCCCCACCGGTCCCGAGACCGACTACGGGCTCGACCCGGCCAAGCTGCTCCAGGTCATGCAGGCTGACGCTGACGCCGGCCTCGTGCCAACTTACATCTGCGCCACAGTCGGCACCACCTCGTCCAACGCCGTCGACCCGGTGGGCGCGGTGGCGGATGTCGCCGCCATGTTCAATGCGTGGGTCCACGTCGACGCCGCCTACGCCGGCAGCGCGTGCATCTGCCCGGAGTTCCGCCACCATCTCGACGGCGTGGAGCGCGTGGACTCCATCAGCATGAGCCCACACAAGTGGCTTCTCACGTGCCTCGACTGCACCTGCCTATACGTCCGTGATGCGCACCGTCTGAGCGACTCGCTCGAGACGAATCCGGAGTACCTCAAGAACGACGCTACCGACTCCGGCGAGGTCACCGACCTGAAGGACATGCAGGTCGGCGTCGGCCGGCGATTCCGTGGGCTCAAGCTCTGGATGGTCATGCGCACCTACGGCACCGCCAAGCTCCAGGAGCACATCCGCAGCGACGTGGCCATGGCCAAGATGTTCGAAGACTTCGTCCGTGCTGACGACAGGTTCGAGATCGTCGTGCCCAGGAACTTTGCTCTCGTGTGCTTCAGGATCAAGGCCAATGGAAGCATGACGGAGGAGGACGCCGATGAGGCCAACCGTGTGCTCATGGACAACCTCAACAAGACCGGCAAGGCGTACCTTGCGCACACCGTGGTTGGCGACAGGTTCGTGCTCCGCTTCGCCGTGGGTTCATCGCTGCAAGAGGAGAGGCATGTCAGGAGTGCATGGGAGCTTATCAAGAAGACCACCAGCGAGATCATGGCGTAA